The region ACAGCGGCGGTGCGCTCTTGCTTGTCGGCGATGGCGAATGCGGCGCGCATTTCGTCTTCACCGGCAGCTTTTACAGCGGCAGACAGATCCGAGTAATCGTCGGGCTGGAAGTCGAAGGGCTCTTTCGCTGCGTCTTCGGCCAGATCGATGATCAGGTCGATGACCGGCTGGATCTGCTCATGGGCGAATTTCACCGCACCCAGCATTTCCTCTTCCGACAGCTCATAGGCTTCGGATTCGACCATCATCACGGCGTCTTTGGTACCGGCGACAACCAGATCGAGGCGCTGATCGGGGTTCAGGCGCAGGTCCTGCATGTCGTCGATTGTCGGGTTCAGGACGTAGTCGCCGCCCTCGTAACCGACGCGGCAGCCAGCAATCGGGCCACGGAACGGCGCGCCGGAAATTGTCAGCGCGGCGGAGGCGGCGATCATGGCGACCATATCGGGGTCGTTGACCAGATCGTGGCTCAGCACGGTACACATCACCAGAACTTCGTTTTTGAAGCCGGGGACGAAGAGCGGGCGGATCGGACGGTCGATCAGACGCGCGGTCAGGGTTTCTTTCTCGGTGGGGCGGGCCTCACGCTTGAAGAAGCCACCCGGTACTTTACCGGCGGCATAGTATTTCTCTTGGTAGTGCACGGTCAGGGGGAAGAAATCCTGGCCCGGCTTTTGCTGACGTGCATACGTCACGTTGGCCATAACGCTGGTTTCCCCCAGCGTGGCAATCACCGACCCGTCCGCCTGACGGGCAACCTTACCGGTTTCCAGTGTCAGCGTCTCTTCGCCCCACTGGATCGATTTTTTCGTTACATTAAACATCTACGTTTCCTTTTTGGCCCATTGGCCATTGCATAGGGGCCGTATTGCCCCTGACTCCGGTATCTTCTTTTCAGGCGCTGGAGTCCGGGCGCCGGATTTCAGATTGCGCGGGCATACATGTTTTCAAGGCAAATGGGAAGCGTTCTGTCAGGGCGGGGGGGTAAGCGGCGGCTTCTTTCCACTGCGCCGGGCCAAGGTCCGCGCGCAACAAAAAACCTCCCGGCGCGGGCCGGGAGGTTTTGATCGTCTTGTTACCGGATTTTCCGGCGGGCTGTCCGCAATTAGCGGCGCAGGCCGAGGCGTTTAATCAGGTCCTGATAACGGGACTCGTCTTTGGCCTTAACGTAATCCAGCAGTTTGCGGCGCGTCGCGACCATTTTCAAAAGACCACGGCGGCCGTGGTTGTCTTTTTTGTGGGTCTTGAAGTGCTCGGTCAGCGTGGTGATGCGCGATGTCAGAATGGCAACCTGAACTTCGGGCGAACCGGTGTCGCCTTCTTTGGTTGCGAAATCTTTCATGACTTTTGCTTTTTCTTCAGCAGTAATCGACATCGGGGTCTCCTTTCGAAAAGAGTTTAAATGGATGGCTCAGGCCGGGATGTCGTCCAGCTCAGGCCCATGGAGATACCACCCGCTGACGGAATCAGCAGGCGATGGGGGCGTATAGGAGGAATTTGCGCCTTTGGCAAAGGGTGATTTCTGCGACGGCAGCCGGGAGCATCACGCGGCAAGGCCAAGGTCAAAGGCCGCAGACAGCGGGATCAGCGCGATATCGTCCAGCGTGACGCTGTCCCCCGCCACCCGCGCGACGATGATGTCATCCAGCAGGACGAGCGTCTGGTTCGGGTGATCTGGGTCGGGCAGGATGGAAAGGGGCGGCTCCGCCCCGGTGGCATCGCTGTCATCCCAGACAAACAAGAGCGAATCATCCTGGGCGTGATAATCCATGATCTGTGCTGCACCTTCTGCGCCAATCCAATCTCCGAAAATGATCTGATCCGTACCTTCGCCTGACGTCACCACATCCTGTGCTCCCGCGACGATGAGGTCATCCCCGCCGCCGCCGTTCAGGTAATCGCGGCTTTGCAGGTCGTCCGCCCCGGTAAGCGTGTCATCCCCCCAGCCGCCAAAGAGCGTATCTTCACCCGCACCACCGCGCAGCGCATCATCGCCAAGCCCGCCTTGGAGCGCGTCATTCCCAGCTTCGCCATTCAGCACGTCATCACCCGCAGAGCCTTGCAACGCGTCATCGCCCGCACCGCCATAAAGGAAGTCATCGTCATTATGGCCAAAAAGGCTATCGTCGCCTGCGCCGCCAAAAAGGTCATCATCCCCGTCGTTGCCGTGCAGGCTGTCGTCGCCATCGTCGCCGTGCAGCGTGTCATTGCCGTCGTGGCCGTGCAGATCGTCATCTCCAGCAGCGCCATAAAGCAGATCATTCCCGCCGTAGCCGCCAAGTTGGTCGTCGCCCGCGCCGCCTTGCAGCGTCTCATCGCCATCGCTGCCCGACAGGATGTCTCCGACGGTGTTGGGCCCGCGCGGAGTGTCACCTTCCGGAACATCCTCCCCGGGCGGCGTTTCAATTTCAACGAAAGTGACAGCGCCGACCGCCATCAGACCCATCACACCAGCCAGCCACAACATGCGCAGTTCCACCATTCATTTGCCTGATGCCCCACACATCATCCCAGCTCCAAAAGGACATGGCTTGGCTTTAAATTCAAAGGAATAGCGGGAAAGTGGTTAACGAATGCCTGCCAGCCTGCGACGCTAGGGCTGCCACAAAACCGGTTCTTGCGTGTAGGGCAGGTAGAGCGGATGTCGGGGGTGCCCCGCTTTGGACAGTCCAAGGTGATAGAGCGGTTTGGCCCCCGAAGCCAGCCGCGCGGCAACGGTCAAACCGCGGTCCAGATGGGCACCGTGCACGCCCCAGGCCGCAATGATACGGTCGGCCCAATCGGCCCCGTCGATCAGCGTGCTGTCATTGTCCGGCCCGATGGGATCAGCGGCAGCGCGCATGTCGCGCGGATCAGTGGCGCGCCATGCAAAGATATTGGTTACCCGAAAACCGCCAAAACCCAGCACCCGCGCGCGGCGCTCGCAGCGCTCGACCGTCGGGTCATTCTGCACTTCGGTCGCGGTGGAGGGGTTTAGCATCACGAACATCACCCGCAGCGCAGCGCTGTCCCAGACTCGTGTGAGGCTGTAGCGGTACTGCTCGCAAGCAGAGTAGACCGCCGTTGAGGGCGCATCGCCCTTCGTATGACTGCGGGTGATGAGGGGCATTCAGCCCTCGTTCGTGTCCGTAGAGAGGTTAAACACCCGGCTGGGGTGCAATTCGCCCGCTTTGAAGCGGCCCAAGGCCACGGGCTGGCCATCCAGCGAAGCCCAGCATTCGTCGCCATATTCCACGTCATGGGCGATGACCATGCCGGGGTTGCCATTGCGCAGACGGGTGGCACCTTCGGGCGTGGCTTTGACCTCGGGCAGGTCGACCAGCCCCTCGGCCAAGGGCAAAAGATGCGTGTCGAGTTCCGGCGTGCGGGCGATTTCGTCGATCTGTGCCAGCGTCAGCGCGTTCGCGGCGTCAAATGGGCCGGACCACGTGCGCCGCAATTCGCGGACGTGACCCAAACAACCAAGTTTCTGCCCAAGATCGCGCGCGATGGAGCGGACATAGCCGCCCTTGCCGCAGACCATTTCAAGCGTGACGTGATCGGCGTCAGGCCGGTCGAGCAGCAGCAGGCTTTCCACCCAAAGCGGGCGGGCGGCGATGTCCATCTCTTCGCCATCGCGGGCGCGTTTATAGGCGCGCTGGCCGTCGATCTTCACGGCAGAGAACTGCGGCGGTACCTGTTGGATATCGCCGATAAAATTGCTTAGCGCATCCTTGATGGCCGCATCGTCGGGGCGCAGATCGGAGGTGCCGATGACTTCGCCTTCGGCGTCGTCGGTGTTGGTGGCAATCCCCAGACGCACGGTGAACTCATAGGCTTTGAGCGCGTCGGTGATATAGGGCACGGTCTTGGTCGCTTCGCCCAAGGCGATGGCCAGAACGCCGGTGGCTTCGGGATCAAGCGTGCCCGCGTGGCCCGCCTTCTTGGCTTCAAGCGCCCAGCGAACCTTGTTGACCACGGCGGTCGATGTCGGCCCGGCGGGTTTGTCCACCACCAGCCAACCGGAAATGTCGCGACCTTTGCGTTTGCGTGCCATGTCTTGCCCCTTCGCCTTTGTGGTGCTGCCCTCTAACGGAGCCGCGCGCCGCTGCCCAGCCCTAGCGCCGGGGAAAAGTCACTTTGCAGGCGTGACGATGCCGATGATCGGCCCTAGCGTGGTGAAGCCCGCCCCGGTGCGGCGCAGTCCCGGCGCGCGCAGACGTGAGATATTGCCGTCGAAATACAGCGCGTTAGGCAGGTCCAGCTCATCGCGGTAGAGCCGGGCAAACTCATGAAAGGTTACCACGTCATTGGAAATCGCGAAAACCGCGCGTTTTCCGTCTGCCGTGGTGCCAACGCCGTTGCGGATATAGCGCGAGGTGCTGTTGGGTAAGAATCGCGGATGCAGCGCCCCGTCGATCACCAGCATTGGCCCCGATTGCGTCGCAAAGCGGCAGTCAGGTTTGTCCTTGAGGTAACGCTTGGTCTCGATCACATCGGCGCGGCCATCGCGCAGGCAAAAGACCCCATTGGGCAGCAGGCCAAAGTTGCCGGGCCCCGCGCTGTCGATCACGCCGCGCGCCTCGACGCCTTCTTCGACGTAATGCCCCACCGGAGAGCGGTCTTCGTGGTACATGCCCGCGTTCATCGCAAAGCCCAGCCGCAAGCCCTGCGCCTTCAAGGCCTCATCGAGCGAGCCGAAGAACCCATAGGGCGCGCCTGCGTCATCGTTAAGAAAGAGCCGCAGGTCGTCACGGTCCAGATCAACTTCGCAAATGGTGTAGGAGCTGCCGTCAAACGTGATGTTGCGACATTCGGCAGCATCCGAAGGCGTGCCTTTCAGCGCGATCAGCGCCAGTGCGATTAAACCGGCCCGGATCACTGATCCGGCGCGCTGTCGGCAGCGTCATCGTCAGGCGCATCCGCATCGCGGCGCACCACGTCTTGGTTCAACATCCGGCGCGTGTCGTCCATCCGGTCGAATGTGCGATCCAATTGGAACCGCAGATCAGGAGAGAACTTGAGCGTGAGTTTCTTAGCCACCTGTCGGCGCAATTCGTTCTTATTGCGCGCCAGCAGCTTGAGCACCTCATCCTGACCTTCACCGCCCAGCGGCAGCACATAGGCCGTGGCGATCTTGAGATCGGGCGAAATGCGCACCTCTCCCACGGTGATCGACAGACGGTTGAGGTCGGTGTCATGCACGTCCCCGCGTGCGAGAACATCAGACAAGGCGCGGCGGACGGTTTCGCCCACGCGGAGTTGTCGTTGCGACGGGCCTGCGCCCTCATGAAACTTGTTCTTTGCCATGAACCCCATCTAAGGCTTCGGTTGCACTTTGCCAAGCGCTCGCCGACGGGCTAAACCAGCCGAGCCATTCATGCCCCCGAACTGCAGGAGACACCCCCATGACACAGACCCCCGGCATCGCCGTTACCGGCGCCTCTGGCCGCATGGGCCAGATGTTGATCCGTGAGATCACCGCCAGCGACAAAATGCATCTGGCCGCGGCGGTGGAGCGTCCCGGTCATGACTGGGTGGGGCGCGACGTGGGCGAAGCGATGGGGGGCACTGCGTCTGGTGTGACCGTAACTGACGACGCAGCCGAGGCGTTTGCCAAGGTGCAAGCCGTGATCGACTTCACCGCGCCGCAAGCTACGATTGCCTTTGCTGCCGAGGCCGCGAAGGCCGGGATCGTGCATGTCATCGGCACCACCGGGATGACCGATGAGGAGATCGCGCAGCTTGCCCCAGCAGCCGAGCAGGGGGCTGTCATCGTCCGCGCGGGCAACATGAGCCTTGGAGTGAACCTGCTGACACAGTTGACCCGTCAGGTCGCCGCCGCGCTGGATGTTGACTACGACATTGAGATCATTGAGGCGCATCACAATCAAAAGGTGGACGCACCGTCAGGCACCGCTTTGATGTTGGGCGAAGCTGCCGCCGAGGGGCGGGGCGTGAAACTTGCCGATGTCTCAGACCGGGGACGCGATGGCATCGCTGGCGCACGGAAGAAGGGTGACATCGGTTTCACCGCGATCCGGGGCGGTGACATCGTGGGGGAACATGATGTGATGTTCGCCGCCGCTGGCGAGCGGATCATCCTGCGCCACATCGCCTCTGACCGGGCACTGTTTGCGCGAGGCGCCCTCAAGGCAGCGCTTTGGGGGCAGGGGCAGGCGCCGGGCGAATATGACATGCTGGATGTGCTGGGCCTGAAAACCTGATAATAGCGCAGATTATCTGAAACTTTACCCGCGTGAGCTACGTGAATGCCGAAGGCAATTCACTGATGGGAGGTTTCGATGAGGTTTATCTTTGCACTCGCCGCGACTGCGGTGCTGGCGCTGAGCGCCCTGCCCGCGGCGGCGGAATATGCCCGTATCCAAAGCAAATCCGACTTCGTCGCGGCGGTGAATGGCAAAAGGCTGACCCGCCCGCTCGTCGATCTGCGGGTGACCTCTGGCGGAGCCATTTCCGGCAAAGGCGCGGTTTGGGAGGTCACGGGCACTTGGACGTGGAAAGACGGTTTCTTCTGTCGGACGCTGGTCTGGGGCGGCAAGGATCTGGGCTATAACTGCCAAGTGGTCATGCGCGATGGCGCGAAAATCCGTTTCACCTCAGACAAGGGGACGGGTGAATCGGCGGTGCTGACCCTGCGCTAAGGCCACTTAGAAATCGACAGCGATGCCCTTTTTCTCCCAATCACCATAGCGCACCGGCTCTGGCCCATCGCGCCCGCCGAGTTCGGCGGGCAGGTCCAGTGCTGCGGCGGCCTCGCGCCGTGCGGCAGCTTCGGCCAAGGCGCGTTGCGCGGCGGCGGGCAGGTCCGGGCCGGGGGCCGGTGTCGGGTCATGCGGCGTGTCGGGGATCGGTTTCGGGCCCGGTTTGGGCTGCGGGGGCAGGTCCGGCGCGGGGCTTGGAGTTGGGTCAGGGCCGGGTCTACTGTCGGGAATGGGGCGTTGATCGGGCATCATGGTCCTCTTGAGCCAAGTTCTCCCTTGATATACGTCGCGCGCTGGCCCAGACAACCCGGCAACCCCCGAAGCAAGACCCAGATAGGATAAGATCATGGCAGACACAGGCGTTCAGGCCCGCAGAAGCGCGGTATATCTGCTGGATCAGGTTTTGGGCGAAGAACCACGTCTGATGTCGGAACTGCTCGCCTCCGGCGCGTTGGACAAGCTGCCCCCCGATGACCGGGCGCGGGCACAACGTCTGGCACAGGACACGCTGCGCGGGTTGGAGCGTGCCGACCGGCTGTTGCAAAAACATCTGCAAAAGCCCCCCCCGTTGACCGTGCGCAACGTGCTGCGCGTCGGTACGGTGGAGCTCTGTCAGGGCGGGGCGGCGCATGGGGTCGTGAACACGATGGTCAATCTCGTGTCCCAGCACCGCACGCTGAGCCACCTCAAGGGTCTGACCAACGCCGTCTTGCGTAAGATAGCCGCGCAGGGCCCCGAAGCATGGGGCGCCCTGCGCGCACCGCGCTTGCCCAAATGGCTGCGCGGCCCGCTGGCTGAGGCTTGGGGAACGGACGCCATCGCCGCGATGGAAGAGGCGCATTTCGCGGGCGCGCCGCTTGATCTGACCGCCAAAGGTGACCCTGCCGCTTTGGCCGAGGCCGTGGGCGGCACTCTGCTGCCGACCGGCTCGGTCCGGGTGACGGATGCCGGGCAGGTCTCGACCATGCCCGGCTTTGCCGAAGGCGACTGGTGGGTGCAGGACGCTGCCGCCGCGATTGCGGTGCGGGTGCTGGCCCCGAAAGAAGGCGAGACCGTGCTGGACCTCTGCGCCGCGCCGGGGGGCAAAACCATGCAACTCGCCGCTGCCGGGGCCGTTGTCACTGCCGTCGACCAGTCCCATCCCCGGATGCAGCGGGTGAAGGAAAATCTGACCCGCGTGGGTCTTAAGGCTAAGACGCTGACCAAAGACGCGCGTGCCGTAGAAGGGGAATTCGACGCCATCCTGCTCGACGCGCCGTGCTCTGCCACCGGTACAATCCGCCGCCACCCCGATCTGCCCCATGCCAAAGACGGCTCGGAATTCGGTGATCTGATCGAGTTGCAATCCGAGCTGATCGACCACGCATGGAGCCTGCTGAAACCCGGCGGGCGGCTGGTGTTCTGTACCTGCAGCCTGCTGCCGGATGAGGGCGAAGTGCAGGTCGATGAGGCACTGGAGCGGCATGGCGACATGACCGTCGACCGCGCCGCGCTTGATCTGCCGGGGGTTGAGGCCGCATGGCAGACCGAAGAGGGCGGATTGCGTCTGCGGCCCGATTTCTGGGCTGACAAAGGCGGGATGGACGGATTCTACATCGCCTGTTTGCGCAAAGGCGAAGCGTCACGCGCCGTAGGGCGGTGAGGGCACGGCGAGATATGCGGCTTTGGAGATATCGACCAAGCCGCGCAGGCCCAGTGTTTCAGCATCCTTTGGTGTAAGCCGGGTAATGGCATCCCTGAGGGCGGCGGCTGTCGCGGCCCGATCTGCGCCCGCCGCTGCAATATAAGGCAGGCCGGGCGTCGGTGTCGTGCTGTCTAGCACCCGCAAACGACCCGCGAAAGCGTCATATCGCCGGATCAACCGCCACGAAACCGCATCCAGCGCCGCAATGTCCGCCCCGCCTTCGGCGACGGTTTTGGCAGAGTTCCGGTGCCCGTGGCTTTGCGCGCGGTCTTCAAACCAGAATCCCTCCGCCCGGCAATGCGCATAGGCGGCGGCATAGCCAGACTGCGAGAATGTCTGGTTGTATGTGAAACGCGCCGCGCGGAAATCCGAAATTGTTTCACGGGGATCATTGGCGCGGACCACGAAAACGCTGTTGTAATACCCCGGCGGACAGCCCTCGACGCCAAAGTCCGGCGTTCCGATCAGGGTGACATGGTCGTGCAGCCATAGGCGATACGGCATCCCGCAGGTTTGCGAGAGGGTCAGATCAGGATCATTCCAGACCTCGAATTCGTAGGCAATATTGCTCAACATTTCTGGTGCCGCGATGCCCCGCGCATGCAGTTCTTCTTGGATCACAGCCCAGTAGCGGGCCGTGGCCGCGGCGGTCTCGGGGCGCAGGTACATCATTAGGCTAGCGATCATCGGTGCGCTCCGGTTGAGGTCCCCTTGTTTAGGCCGCGCCGCCGCGCACAGGCAACCGTCCGATCCCCGCCGATCCCCCCGCGGGCGGGGAAAATCCGGTGACTCATTGCGGGGCTACGGCTATGCTGCCGCCAAACGCCATCAGAGCGTCAGGGGCAGCTTGATATGATTCATCTTTCCAGCGTCATGGCCCGGAGGGCGCGGTTTTTGAACCGCTGGCACGCATGGCGCGCGACCCGTGGCCGGGGGCGGGTGCTGGGCTTCACCGCCTCGCCCGAGCCGCGTACCATCGGCTCTTTCGCGCGGGGGCGGCAGCTGATGGCGGGGAATTACCTCTTTGCGGGGAGCCTGCTTACCGCGCCGCAGACCGCGATGTGGGATCTGACCCCGCCTGACCCTGCCTTTGCCGCGGAGCTACACGGTTTTGCATGGCTGGATGACCTTGCCGCCGTGGGGGACGCGCGGGCGCGGGCCGCGGCGCAGGTCTGGCTGTGGGGGTGGATTGACCGTTTTGGGCGCGGGCAGGGACTTGGCTGGACCCCGGCGCTGACCGGGCGGCGGCTGATTCGCTGGATTAACCACGCGCTGTTCATGCTGCGGGGGACGGAGACCGAGCAGAGCGATGCTTTCTACCGTTCATTGGAGCAACAGACCCGCTTCCTGTCAAAACGCTGGCGCGCCTCTGCGCCGGGCTTGCCGCGGTTCGAAGCGCTGACTGGGTTGATCTATGCGGGGCTTTCATTGGAGGGGTTGGAGGAACTGGCCGATCCCGCGATCAAAGCCCTCGCGCGGGAATGCGCCAGTCAGATAGATGCCGAAGGCGGCCTGCCCACGCGCAACCCCGAAGAACTGCTCGCCGTTTTCACATTGCTCACTTGGGCCGCCGCCGCGCTCAGCGATGCAGGCCGCAGCACGCCCAAAGAGCACCTAACCGCGATTGAGCGTATCGCACCCACCCTGCGCAGCCTGCGTCATGCCGATGGCGCATTGGCACGCTTTCACGGCGGTGGGCGCGGCATGGAAGGCTGGCTGGATCACGCGCTGGCGGCAGCCAAGGTCAAGACGCGGCAGCCCGATGGGCTGGCGATGGGCTATGCAAGGCTGTCGGCGGGGCGGACCAGCGTGATTGTGGATGCGGCGGCCCCGCCGGGCGGCGCGGCTTCTGGCAATGCCCATGCCTCGACATTGGCGTTCGAGCTGACCTCGGGGCGGCGGCCCTTGGTGGTGAACTGCGGCTCCGGCGCGTCATTTGGGTTGGAGTGGCGTCGGGCAGGGCGGGCCACCCCATCGCATTCCGCGCTATCGCTCGTGGGCCATTCCAGCGCGCGGCTGGCAGAGCCCGATCGCTACACGCGAGAAGAGGCGCTGATCAACGGGCCGCGCCATGTGCCGGTGGAGATGGGAGAGGCCGATGAGGGCCTGCGCTTTGAGGGCGGCCATGATGCCTATCTCAGCAGTCATGGGCTGACCCACGCGCGGCGGCTGGAACTGACTTCGGATGGGCGCAGTCTGACGGGGGAGGATATGCTGCTTGCGATAGAGGGGGCGGAGAAGCGGCGCTTTGATAAAGTGCTGAGCGCTACCCAACTGAAGGGCGTGCCTTTTGACATCCGTTTCCACCTCCACCCGGATGTGGATGCCACCGTGGACCTTGGCGGCGCTGCGATCTCGATGGCGCTGAAAAGTGGGGAGATTTGGGTGTTTCGCCACGATGGGACGCATAATCTGTCTTTGGAAGCAGGGGTTTACCTCGAAGGCACCCGGCTGAAGCCCCGTTCTGCGCAGCAGATTGTGTTGACTGGATACGCCATGAACTATGCCACACGGGTGCGCTGGTCGTTGTCAAAAGCGCAGGAAACTGCGATTGGCGTGCGAGATTTGTCGATCGACGATCCCTATGCTGATGAAGACTGACCAAGGAACCAGCCCCATGCCCGATCTCTATCCCATCAAACGCGCGCTTCTTTCCGTATCCGACAAGACCGGTCTTTTGGACCTTGGCAAAGCTTTGGCGGCACGCGGCGTGGAACTGCTCAGCACCGGCGGCACCGCGAAAGCACTGCGCGACGCGGGGCTTGAGGTGTTGGATGTGGCCGATGTGACGGGCTTTCCCGAGATGATGGATGGGCGCGTGAAGACGCTGCACCCGGTGGTGCATGGTGGCCTGCTGGCGCTGCGCGACAACAACGCCCATGTCGGCGCGATGACCGAGCATAACATCGGCGCAATCGATCTGGTTGTGGTGAACCTTTACCCCTTCGAGGAAACCGTCGCCAAGGGCGCGGAATATGCCGAGGTGATCGAGAATATCGACATTGGTGGACCAGCGATGATCCGTTCGGCGGCCAAGAACCACGGTTTCGTCAACGTCGTGGTCGATGTCGAGGATTACGCCGAGGTGATCGCTGAGATGGAGGCCAACGACGGTCAGACCACCTACGCCCTGCGCCAGCGCCTCGCTCAGACCGCCTACGCCCGCACCGCCGCCTATGACACGGCAGTCAGCACATGGATGGCTGAGCAGGTCGCAGGCACCCCGCGCCGCCGCACCTTTGGCGGCACGCTGGCGCAAACCCTGCGCTATGGCGAGAACCCGCACCAGCAGGCCGCGTTCTACACCGATGGCTCCACCGCGCCGGGACTGGCGAACGCCGTGCAGCATCAGGGCAAGGAGCTGTCCTACAACAACATCAACGACACCGACGCCGCCTTTGCGCTGGTAAGCGAGTTCGACCCCAAGGATGGCCCTGCCTGCGCGATCATCAAACACGCTAACCCCTGCGGCGTGGCGCGGGGCGAGACAATGCTCGACGCCTATAAACGCGCCTTCGACTGTGACCGCACTTCCGCTTTCGGCGGCATCATCGCGCTGAACCAACCGCTCGACGGCCCGACCGCCGAGGCGATTGCCGCGATCTTTACCGAAGTTGTCATCGCGCCCGGCGCGGATGAGGAGGCCAAGCGCATCTTTGCCGCTAAGAAGAACCTGCGCCTGCTGACCACCGAAGGTCTGGCCGACCCTGCCGCCGCTGCTTTGGCCGTGCGTCAG is a window of Sulfitobacter sp. W027 DNA encoding:
- the rpsO gene encoding 30S ribosomal protein S15, which codes for MSITAEEKAKVMKDFATKEGDTGSPEVQVAILTSRITTLTEHFKTHKKDNHGRRGLLKMVATRRKLLDYVKAKDESRYQDLIKRLGLRR
- a CDS encoding calcium-binding protein, with the translated sequence MVELRMLWLAGVMGLMAVGAVTFVEIETPPGEDVPEGDTPRGPNTVGDILSGSDGDETLQGGAGDDQLGGYGGNDLLYGAAGDDDLHGHDGNDTLHGDDGDDSLHGNDGDDDLFGGAGDDSLFGHNDDDFLYGGAGDDALQGSAGDDVLNGEAGNDALQGGLGDDALRGGAGEDTLFGGWGDDTLTGADDLQSRDYLNGGGGDDLIVAGAQDVVTSGEGTDQIIFGDWIGAEGAAQIMDYHAQDDSLLFVWDDSDATGAEPPLSILPDPDHPNQTLVLLDDIIVARVAGDSVTLDDIALIPLSAAFDLGLAA
- a CDS encoding DUF1643 domain-containing protein, which produces MPLITRSHTKGDAPSTAVYSACEQYRYSLTRVWDSAALRVMFVMLNPSTATEVQNDPTVERCERRARVLGFGGFRVTNIFAWRATDPRDMRAAADPIGPDNDSTLIDGADWADRIIAAWGVHGAHLDRGLTVAARLASGAKPLYHLGLSKAGHPRHPLYLPYTQEPVLWQP
- the truB gene encoding tRNA pseudouridine(55) synthase TruB gives rise to the protein MARKRKGRDISGWLVVDKPAGPTSTAVVNKVRWALEAKKAGHAGTLDPEATGVLAIALGEATKTVPYITDALKAYEFTVRLGIATNTDDAEGEVIGTSDLRPDDAAIKDALSNFIGDIQQVPPQFSAVKIDGQRAYKRARDGEEMDIAARPLWVESLLLLDRPDADHVTLEMVCGKGGYVRSIARDLGQKLGCLGHVRELRRTWSGPFDAANALTLAQIDEIARTPELDTHLLPLAEGLVDLPEVKATPEGATRLRNGNPGMVIAHDVEYGDECWASLDGQPVALGRFKAGELHPSRVFNLSTDTNEG
- a CDS encoding phosphodiester glycosidase family protein, which translates into the protein MIRAGLIALALIALKGTPSDAAECRNITFDGSSYTICEVDLDRDDLRLFLNDDAGAPYGFFGSLDEALKAQGLRLGFAMNAGMYHEDRSPVGHYVEEGVEARGVIDSAGPGNFGLLPNGVFCLRDGRADVIETKRYLKDKPDCRFATQSGPMLVIDGALHPRFLPNSTSRYIRNGVGTTADGKRAVFAISNDVVTFHEFARLYRDELDLPNALYFDGNISRLRAPGLRRTGAGFTTLGPIIGIVTPAK
- the rbfA gene encoding 30S ribosome-binding factor RbfA, which produces MAKNKFHEGAGPSQRQLRVGETVRRALSDVLARGDVHDTDLNRLSITVGEVRISPDLKIATAYVLPLGGEGQDEVLKLLARNKNELRRQVAKKLTLKFSPDLRFQLDRTFDRMDDTRRMLNQDVVRRDADAPDDDAADSAPDQ
- the dapB gene encoding 4-hydroxy-tetrahydrodipicolinate reductase, with translation MTQTPGIAVTGASGRMGQMLIREITASDKMHLAAAVERPGHDWVGRDVGEAMGGTASGVTVTDDAAEAFAKVQAVIDFTAPQATIAFAAEAAKAGIVHVIGTTGMTDEEIAQLAPAAEQGAVIVRAGNMSLGVNLLTQLTRQVAAALDVDYDIEIIEAHHNQKVDAPSGTALMLGEAAAEGRGVKLADVSDRGRDGIAGARKKGDIGFTAIRGGDIVGEHDVMFAAAGERIILRHIASDRALFARGALKAALWGQGQAPGEYDMLDVLGLKT
- a CDS encoding dihydrodipicolinate reductase; this translates as MRFIFALAATAVLALSALPAAAEYARIQSKSDFVAAVNGKRLTRPLVDLRVTSGGAISGKGAVWEVTGTWTWKDGFFCRTLVWGGKDLGYNCQVVMRDGAKIRFTSDKGTGESAVLTLR
- a CDS encoding DUF1674 domain-containing protein, whose protein sequence is MPDQRPIPDSRPGPDPTPSPAPDLPPQPKPGPKPIPDTPHDPTPAPGPDLPAAAQRALAEAAARREAAAALDLPAELGGRDGPEPVRYGDWEKKGIAVDF
- a CDS encoding RsmB/NOP family class I SAM-dependent RNA methyltransferase, with product MADTGVQARRSAVYLLDQVLGEEPRLMSELLASGALDKLPPDDRARAQRLAQDTLRGLERADRLLQKHLQKPPPLTVRNVLRVGTVELCQGGAAHGVVNTMVNLVSQHRTLSHLKGLTNAVLRKIAAQGPEAWGALRAPRLPKWLRGPLAEAWGTDAIAAMEEAHFAGAPLDLTAKGDPAALAEAVGGTLLPTGSVRVTDAGQVSTMPGFAEGDWWVQDAAAAIAVRVLAPKEGETVLDLCAAPGGKTMQLAAAGAVVTAVDQSHPRMQRVKENLTRVGLKAKTLTKDARAVEGEFDAILLDAPCSATGTIRRHPDLPHAKDGSEFGDLIELQSELIDHAWSLLKPGGRLVFCTCSLLPDEGEVQVDEALERHGDMTVDRAALDLPGVEAAWQTEEGGLRLRPDFWADKGGMDGFYIACLRKGEASRAVGR
- a CDS encoding phosphate/phosphite/phosphonate ABC transporter substrate-binding protein yields the protein MIASLMMYLRPETAAATARYWAVIQEELHARGIAAPEMLSNIAYEFEVWNDPDLTLSQTCGMPYRLWLHDHVTLIGTPDFGVEGCPPGYYNSVFVVRANDPRETISDFRAARFTYNQTFSQSGYAAAYAHCRAEGFWFEDRAQSHGHRNSAKTVAEGGADIAALDAVSWRLIRRYDAFAGRLRVLDSTTPTPGLPYIAAAGADRAATAAALRDAITRLTPKDAETLGLRGLVDISKAAYLAVPSPPYGA
- a CDS encoding heparinase II/III family protein, whose protein sequence is MIHLSSVMARRARFLNRWHAWRATRGRGRVLGFTASPEPRTIGSFARGRQLMAGNYLFAGSLLTAPQTAMWDLTPPDPAFAAELHGFAWLDDLAAVGDARARAAAQVWLWGWIDRFGRGQGLGWTPALTGRRLIRWINHALFMLRGTETEQSDAFYRSLEQQTRFLSKRWRASAPGLPRFEALTGLIYAGLSLEGLEELADPAIKALARECASQIDAEGGLPTRNPEELLAVFTLLTWAAAALSDAGRSTPKEHLTAIERIAPTLRSLRHADGALARFHGGGRGMEGWLDHALAAAKVKTRQPDGLAMGYARLSAGRTSVIVDAAAPPGGAASGNAHASTLAFELTSGRRPLVVNCGSGASFGLEWRRAGRATPSHSALSLVGHSSARLAEPDRYTREEALINGPRHVPVEMGEADEGLRFEGGHDAYLSSHGLTHARRLELTSDGRSLTGEDMLLAIEGAEKRRFDKVLSATQLKGVPFDIRFHLHPDVDATVDLGGAAISMALKSGEIWVFRHDGTHNLSLEAGVYLEGTRLKPRSAQQIVLTGYAMNYATRVRWSLSKAQETAIGVRDLSIDDPYADED